One Manihot esculenta cultivar AM560-2 chromosome 18, M.esculenta_v8, whole genome shotgun sequence genomic window carries:
- the LOC110608192 gene encoding 26S proteasome regulatory subunit S10B homolog B: protein MSSDGEDAARRRNAVADYRKKLLQHKELESRVRAVRDNLRSAKKEFNKTEDDLKSLQSVGQIIGEVLRPLDNERLIVKASSGPRYVVGCRSKVDKEKLTAGTRVVLDMTTLTIMRSLPREVDPVVYNMLHEDPGNVSYSAVGGLSDQIRELRESIELPLMNPELFIRVGIKPPKGVLLYGPPGTGKTLLARAIASNIDANFLKVVSSAIIDKYIGESARLIREMFGYARDHQPCIIFMDEIDAIGGRRFSEGTSADREIQRTLMELLNQLDGFDQLGKVKMIMATNRPDVLDPALLRPGRLDRKIEIPLPNEQSRMEILKIHAAGIAKHGEIDYEAVVKLAEGFNGADLRNVCTEAGMSAIRAERDYVIHEDFMKAVRKLNEAKKLESSAHYNADFGKD from the exons ATGAGCAGCGACGGAGAAGATGCAGCACGGCGTCGTAATGCGGTGGCGGATTATCGAAAGAAGTTACTGCAGCACAAGGAGTTGGAATCCAGAGTACGAGCTG TGAGGGACAATTTGAGATCTGCTAAGAAAGAATTCAACAAGACAGAGGATGATTTGAAGTCTCTTCAAAGTGTTGGGCAGATCATTGGAGAAGTTCTCCGACCTCTTGACAATGAGCGCT TGATTGTCAAAGCAAGCAGCGGTCCTCGATATGTGGTTGGCTGCCGCAGTAAGGTTGATAAAGAAAAACTGACTGCAGGAACTAGAGTGGTTCTTGATATGACAACACTCACGATCATGCGGTCTCTTCCACGTGAA GTAGATCCAGTTGTTTATAACATGCTGCATGAAGATCCTGGTAATGTGAGCTACTCAGCTGTGGGCGGTTTATCTGATCAAATCAGAGAATTGAGGGAATCCATTGAGCTACCTCTCATGAACCCTGAGCTTTTCATTAGAGTGGGGATTAAACCTCCCAAG GGTGTGCTTCTTTATGGACCTCCTGGTACTGGAAAGACCTTACTTGCTAGAGCTATTGCAAGTAACATAGATGCCAACTTTTTGAAG GTTGTTTCAAGTGCCATTATTGACAAATACATTGGAGAAAGTGCTAGGTTGATACGAGAAATGTTTGGATATGCACGAGATCACCAA CCCTGCATCATTTTCATGGATGAGATTGATGCCATTGGTGGACGTCGTTTCAGTGAAGGAACCAGTGCTGATCGTGAAATTCAAAGAACACTGATGGAGTTACTTAATCAGCTTGATGGATTTGATCAGCTTGGGAAG GTCAAAATGATAATGGCAACAAACAGACCTGATGTTCTCGATCCTGCTCTTCTTCGTCCAGGGAGGTTAGACAGAAAGATAGAGATTCCATTGCCAAATGAACAGTCAAGGATGGAAATTCTTAAAATTCATGCTGCTGGCATTGCCAAGCATGGAGAGATTGACTATGAGGCTGTTGTGAAACTTGCAGAG GGTTTTAATGGAGCTGATCTCCGCAATGTTTGCACCGAAGCAGGAATGTCAGCAATTCGAGCAGAACGTGATTACGTCATCCATGAAGATTTTATGAAG GCTGTCAGGAAGCTTAATGAGGCAAAGAAACTTGAATCAAGTGCACATTATAATGCTGATTTTGGGAAGGACTAG
- the LOC110606693 gene encoding uncharacterized protein LOC110606693 has translation MGSACCIAAREKDLPSRTGGNALYRNVRCSPTWSFQWENRRRVASEIDDSPYQTSHRFSRDVSVEVKGPVGSDRGNLSDEVSLHESFGTPVSLKSPVHEGVVANLIAQPSGVSMEHNYPVHGKNSSESPDIAELPAPKLSFSVDSSFSTSGVDPLPACDHSFPPSSTPSRRAQCSPGHRLLRQISDSRIMGLKSPNDYSLSEGRSSFVFSTCSHDFATGSYGGSSDGWSMRTFSELVASSQRERWSFDSEHLGYGLSKLSGCSGRFSHSPSLELQTCGACSKLLTERSSWSSQRILASNELSVVAVLVCGHVYHSECLEAMTLEVDRYDPSCPICMGGEKQVPTMSKKALRAEAELKARSRKISRNRVIDGYLDSDSDDFDYQKNAMWGGAPKMEPSSSAASSSTKPFLRRHFSFGSKWTRSLSDKDSARKKGFWARYRKY, from the exons ATGGGGTCAGCTTGCTGCATTGCAGCAAGAGAAAAAGATCTGCCCAGCAGAACTGGAGGTAATGCTTTGTACAGGAATGTCAGATGCTCTCCAACTTGGAGCTTCCAGTGGGAAAATCGAAGGCGTGTGGCTAGTGAAATTGATGATTCACCATATCAAACTTCTCATAGATTCAGCAGAGATGTCAGTGTGGAGGTGAAGGGGCCTGTAGGCTCTGATAGAGGTAATCTTTCTGATGAGGTCAGTCTGCATGAGAGTTTTGGAACACCTGTCTCTCTGAAGTCTCCGGTACATGAAGGAGTGGTAGCAAATCTTATAGCTCAACCTTCAG GCGTGTCGATGGAACACAATTACCCTGTACAT GGAAAGAACTCTTCAGAATCTCCTGATATTGCAGAACTACCTGCCCCAAAGCTTTCATTTTCAGTAGATTCATCATTTTCAACATCAGGAGTTGATCCTCTTCCTGCCTGTGATCATTCATTTCCCCCAAGTTCAACCCCGTCAAGACGGGCTCAGTGTTCACCTGGGCATCGGCTATTAAGGCAGATTTCTGATAGTCGGATTATGGGATTGAAGTCACCGAATGATTACTCTTTATCTGAAGGAAGGTCATCATTTGTGTTCTCCACTTGCAGCCATGACTTCGCGACGGGATCCTATGGTGGTTCTTCTGATGGTTGGTCCATGCGAACCTTCTCTGAGCTTGTGGCTTCTTCACAAAGGGAGAGGTGGTCTTTTGACAGTGAGCACCTGGGCTATGGTTTGAGCAAATTAAGTGGATGCAGTGGCAGGTTTTCTCATTCTCCCTCTTTAGAGCTTCAAACTTGTGGAGCTTGTTCAAAGTTATTGACTGAGAGATCTTCTTGGAGCAGCCAGAGAATTCTTGCAAGCAATGAGCTCTCAGTAGTTGCCGTGCTGGTATGTGGGCATGTGTACCATTCCGAGTGTTTGGAGGCCATGACACTAGAGGTTGACAGATACGACCCATCTTGCCCAATATGCATGGGAGGCGAGAAGCAAGTCCCAACTATGTCCAAAAAGGCTTTGAGAGCTGAAGCAGAGTTAAAGGCCAGAAGTCGCAAGATTTCGAGAAATCGGGTTATAGATGGTTATCTTGACAGTGATTCTGATGATTTTGACTATCAAAAAAATGCCATGTGGGGAGGTGCTCCAAAGATGGAACCTAGTTCCAGTGCAGCAAGCTCCTCCACAAAGCCGTTCTTGAGACGGCATTTTTCATTTGGGTCCAAATGGACAAGGTCCCTGTCAGATAAGGATTCTGCCAGGAAAAAAGGTTTTTGGGCAAGATATCGCAAATATTAA
- the LOC110606364 gene encoding TLC domain-containing protein 5 — MENYDLNTITLGVISWATIFLLTRKFLQNYSFEFCNRLVSSIHAIVAVTLACLSVEDWRCPACPLASNPSPSQMRALGVSVSYLIYDLICCLFDKQFNLDNTIHHLVSIVGLGAGLLYHKSGSELVTALWITEMSSPFLHLRELLKDLGYRDTPLNLAADISFAVIFTCARMIGGPYLTYMTLRADNPLIVKVMAVGLQLVSGFWFYKIARMMKYKLAKATPKKPKKFN, encoded by the exons ATGGAAAACTATGATTTGAATACAATAACCTTGGGAGTGATTTCATGGGCAACAATATTCCTGTTGACCAGAAAGTTTCTGCAGAATTATTCTTTCGAGTTCTGCAATCGCCTGGTTTCTTCAATCCACGCCATTGTAGCTGTGACATTAGCTTGTCTCTCAGTCGAAGATTGGAGGTGCCCTGCTTGTCCTTTGGCTTCAAACCCTTCACCAAGTCag ATGCGAGCTTTGGGTGTGAGTGTTTCGTATCTGATATATGATCTGATATGTTGCCTCTTCGACAAGCAATTCAATCTGGACAATACAATTCATCATTTGGTGAGCATTGTTGGCTTGGGAGCTGGCCTTCTCTATCATAAG AGTGGATCAGAACTGGTTACCGCACTCTGGATAACCGAGATGTCTAGCCCTTTTCTCCACCTCAGAGAGCTTCTTAAGGATCTTGGTTACAGGGACACTCCCCTTAATTTGGCAGCCGat ATATCATTTGCAGTTATATTCACTTGCGCTAGAATGATTGGTGGGCCTTACCTTACTTATATGACTTTGAGAGCTGATAATCCCCTAATTGTTAAG GTAATGGCAGTGGGATTACAGCTGGTGAGTGGTTTCTGGTTCTACAAGATTGCGAGAATGATGAAGTACAAGCTCGCCAAAGCCACGCCTAAGAAACCAAAAAAGTTCAATTAG